Proteins from a genomic interval of Candidatus Rubidus massiliensis:
- a CDS encoding phosphodiesterase: protein MMDHSSVLENSNELKFSREQGFFDKSLGIKAFIGCVFVTAFFLFLHFRENHLEVLELNSEAPSYIVAQTDFDFLDEEATLLAKQAAVQDLGKIYRVSEKSITDHQVSFENFLIYNQDWRKYVDSNHFDELHNGINVVSKKIKKLHFTDARTFQKMTEVDYSTNDYLIYTPHDISEPIHFPIQIWEYLKQNTQTIETNALDFIISYLQNTNWNVVEDSQAENNLKRKIQSQIEPVFSHVTAGSRIIDQGEKVTARHLAIMQAMKKALGDQRNLWHPLTILGSLLMTLILTIICVAYFRVNQPEIMKSNRKLFLLVSIVIFTFIFAKATEFFLVNSQTNLIDYVRYPIFVPFAAILLSSLINTSLAMFVSAFLTVILTMVLAFNQYGFMIINLATAMVAILSTRSLQKRKEIFIVCGLAWLCAVGLILAIHFYQAVDWNRYILSDIVSSGLFLLFTSIIVVGLLPLLESLFGIMTNVTLTEYLDPNNDLLRRLSIEAPGTYQHSIVVGNLAEAAASSIGANGLFCRVATLYHDVGKIATPQYFTENQQPGMNIHQLLTPLESAQVIMAHVSEGVALARKAGLPEQFIDIIKEHHGTTLVYYFYRKQLEKVDEDKTKIDERDFRYMGPKPRSKESAIIMIADSLEAAARSLEKVDEKSLMELASRLVRDKADDGQFDESLLTFEELAKVKQALVKTLIAFGHSRIKYPKREKSTEPLPNIEE, encoded by the coding sequence TTGAGAACTCTAATGAACTAAAGTTTTCAAGAGAGCAAGGTTTTTTTGACAAAAGCTTAGGCATTAAAGCTTTTATAGGTTGTGTTTTTGTTACAGCCTTTTTTTTATTTTTGCATTTTAGAGAAAATCATTTAGAAGTTTTAGAATTAAACAGTGAGGCTCCAAGCTATATTGTAGCTCAAACCGATTTTGACTTTTTAGATGAAGAAGCAACCTTATTGGCAAAGCAAGCAGCGGTTCAAGACCTTGGAAAAATTTATAGGGTTTCTGAAAAGTCAATTACTGATCATCAAGTTAGTTTTGAAAATTTTTTAATTTATAATCAAGACTGGCGCAAATATGTAGATAGTAATCATTTTGACGAGTTACATAATGGAATAAATGTAGTTTCCAAAAAAATAAAAAAATTACATTTTACCGATGCTAGAACTTTTCAAAAAATGACAGAGGTTGATTATTCCACAAATGACTATCTCATATATACGCCCCATGATATTTCTGAACCTATCCATTTTCCAATCCAGATCTGGGAATATTTAAAGCAAAATACACAAACTATTGAGACTAATGCTTTAGATTTTATTATTTCCTATTTGCAAAATACTAATTGGAATGTAGTAGAAGATTCTCAAGCTGAAAACAATCTTAAGAGAAAAATACAAAGCCAAATTGAACCGGTGTTTAGCCATGTAACAGCTGGTAGTAGAATTATTGATCAAGGGGAAAAAGTCACAGCTAGACATTTAGCCATTATGCAAGCGATGAAAAAGGCTCTAGGGGATCAAAGAAATCTTTGGCATCCCCTTACTATATTAGGCTCGCTTTTGATGACATTAATCTTAACAATTATTTGCGTAGCCTACTTTAGGGTAAACCAGCCTGAAATTATGAAATCAAACCGGAAACTCTTTTTGTTAGTTTCTATTGTAATTTTCACATTTATTTTTGCTAAAGCTACTGAATTTTTTTTAGTTAATTCACAGACTAATTTAATTGATTATGTAAGATATCCAATTTTTGTGCCTTTTGCAGCTATTTTGTTATCTAGTTTAATAAACACTAGTTTAGCCATGTTTGTAAGTGCTTTTTTAACTGTCATTTTGACGATGGTTTTAGCCTTTAATCAATATGGATTTATGATTATTAACTTGGCCACTGCAATGGTTGCTATCTTAAGCACTCGATCTCTTCAAAAAAGAAAAGAAATTTTCATTGTTTGTGGTTTAGCTTGGTTATGTGCAGTAGGACTTATTTTAGCCATTCATTTTTACCAAGCAGTTGATTGGAATCGCTATATTTTATCAGACATTGTAAGTAGTGGACTTTTTTTATTGTTCACTTCCATTATTGTAGTGGGTTTATTACCTTTACTAGAGTCTTTATTTGGAATAATGACAAATGTAACATTAACTGAATATTTAGATCCAAATAATGATTTACTAAGAAGGCTTTCTATCGAGGCCCCCGGAACATATCAACATTCAATTGTTGTTGGTAATTTGGCAGAAGCTGCCGCATCATCTATTGGCGCTAACGGATTATTTTGTAGAGTAGCGACTCTTTACCATGATGTTGGAAAAATTGCTACGCCTCAATATTTTACCGAAAATCAACAACCTGGAATGAATATTCATCAATTATTGACCCCTTTAGAGTCAGCTCAAGTCATTATGGCACACGTGAGTGAAGGGGTTGCTTTAGCGCGAAAAGCTGGTTTGCCTGAACAATTTATTGATATTATTAAAGAGCATCATGGTACAACTTTAGTGTATTATTTTTATCGAAAACAATTAGAAAAAGTTGATGAGGATAAGACAAAAATTGATGAAAGAGACTTCCGTTATATGGGTCCGAAACCAAGAAGTAAAGAATCGGCCATTATAATGATTGCAGATTCTTTAGAAGCTGCCGCCCGTTCACTTGAGAAAGTGGATGAGAAAAGTTTAATGGAACTAGCTTCACGACTTGTGCGCGATAAGGCAGATGATGGACAGTTTGATGAAAGTTTACTTACTTTTGAAGAACTTGCCAAAGTTAAACAAGCATTAGTCAAAACATTGATAGCCTTTGGACATAGTCGTATCAAGTATCCCAAACGAGAAAAAAGTACTGAACCTTTACCAAATATTGAAGAATGA
- the uvrC gene encoding Excinuclease ABC subunit C, translating into MSFDIKKIDQFPQQPGVYLMKDKKGEVIYVGKANNLRQRVKQYFFPGRDGRFIVPYLVAKVEDVEIILVSSEKEALLLENIQIKKFKPRYNALLKDDKSYIALKLTTKQMWPRLFLIRYKGKPPADGTYFGPYTSAYSARRTLDLLQRLFPLRQCSDQEFARRTRPCILYDMKRCVAPCVQKCTKQEYDRHVERTVKFLRGHDKEILKELYTEMEVCSEKLEFEKAGDYLRQIREIEQTLENQKIEKPFGGDVDVIGIFREAEEVVLSQLIFKGGKLSGVKHHNFSQIAQDDHELLESFIIQMYELQTEVPHEILVSVKIPESETLSEIISLGKNRKIQIITPQKGEKKSLLEMAYLNAEAAFKQTRDRKSLKEKILLEMEEKFRLNNYPKRIECFDNSNTSGSELVSACVSFIEGEKDTSHYRHYKIKSVDKGDDYGAMYEVLTRRYKRAKEENDLPDLVLIDGGKGHLNIALKVFAELNIITVDLLGVAKEESRHDKGMTSEQIYLPNIKDPVFLRKNSSVLFLIQQIRDEAHRFAITYHRKLREKKTFKSALDDIPSIGPIKKKILLKHFGSVKKIKEATLEELKMAKTISQKNAETIYNFFHSTQDENKIF; encoded by the coding sequence ATGAGTTTCGACATAAAAAAAATTGATCAATTCCCTCAACAGCCTGGCGTTTATCTAATGAAAGATAAAAAAGGGGAAGTTATTTATGTCGGCAAGGCCAATAATTTGCGGCAAAGAGTTAAACAATATTTTTTTCCTGGTAGGGATGGGCGATTTATTGTCCCTTACTTGGTGGCTAAAGTAGAAGATGTAGAAATTATTTTAGTTTCTTCTGAAAAAGAAGCCTTATTATTAGAAAACATCCAAATAAAAAAGTTCAAACCCCGCTACAACGCTTTATTAAAAGATGATAAATCATATATTGCCTTAAAATTAACGACTAAGCAAATGTGGCCAAGACTTTTTCTTATTCGATATAAAGGCAAGCCACCAGCAGATGGAACCTATTTTGGACCTTATACAAGCGCTTACTCCGCTAGAAGAACACTTGATTTATTACAAAGACTTTTTCCTTTAAGACAGTGCTCAGATCAAGAATTTGCTAGAAGAACGAGACCATGTATCCTTTATGATATGAAAAGATGCGTCGCTCCTTGTGTACAAAAATGTACTAAGCAAGAATATGATCGGCATGTGGAGAGAACTGTAAAATTCTTAAGAGGTCACGATAAAGAAATTTTAAAAGAACTTTATACCGAAATGGAAGTTTGTTCTGAAAAATTAGAGTTTGAAAAGGCTGGAGACTATTTAAGACAAATTCGAGAAATTGAGCAAACCCTTGAAAACCAAAAAATTGAAAAACCTTTTGGTGGCGATGTAGACGTTATTGGAATCTTTAGAGAAGCTGAAGAAGTCGTTTTATCGCAGCTTATATTCAAAGGAGGAAAATTATCCGGTGTTAAACATCATAATTTCTCCCAAATTGCTCAAGATGATCATGAGTTACTAGAATCGTTTATCATTCAAATGTATGAACTTCAAACAGAAGTGCCCCATGAAATTTTAGTCTCTGTAAAAATACCTGAAAGTGAGACGTTATCGGAAATAATTTCACTTGGTAAAAATCGAAAAATTCAAATCATTACGCCCCAAAAAGGGGAAAAGAAATCTCTTTTAGAAATGGCTTATTTAAATGCGGAAGCTGCCTTTAAACAAACAAGAGATAGAAAAAGTTTAAAAGAAAAAATCTTATTAGAAATGGAAGAAAAGTTTCGCCTTAACAACTATCCAAAAAGAATTGAGTGCTTTGATAATTCCAATACTTCAGGTTCTGAACTCGTTTCTGCCTGTGTAAGCTTTATTGAAGGGGAAAAAGATACAAGTCATTACCGACATTATAAAATTAAGAGTGTGGATAAAGGGGATGATTATGGAGCGATGTATGAGGTTTTGACACGTCGCTATAAGAGAGCTAAAGAAGAGAATGACTTACCTGACTTAGTTTTGATTGATGGTGGAAAAGGTCATTTAAACATCGCCTTAAAAGTCTTTGCAGAACTAAACATTATAACTGTCGATTTGCTAGGAGTTGCAAAAGAGGAAAGTCGACATGATAAAGGAATGACATCAGAGCAAATTTATTTGCCCAATATTAAAGATCCCGTTTTTTTACGTAAAAACTCTTCCGTATTATTTTTAATCCAACAAATTCGAGATGAAGCTCATCGTTTTGCTATTACTTACCATCGAAAACTTAGAGAGAAAAAAACATTTAAGAGCGCTCTTGACGATATCCCCTCAATTGGTCCTATTAAAAAGAAGATTTTACTAAAACATTTTGGCAGTGTAAAAAAAATTAAAGAAGCCACTTTAGAAGAGCTTAAAATGGCAAAAACAATTAGCCAAAAGAACGCCGAAACAATCTATAATTTTTTCCACTCAACACAGGATGAAAATAAAATCTTTTAA
- the isfD gene encoding Sulfoacetaldehyde reductase, with product MNFKKALITGASSGIGHSLATLMAKKNISLIITGRNNAQLVSLKDQLSDKVPVEILVGDLENPTFLEELLKKIESDSPDLIINNAGFGLYGDTDQIELAKLNQMIDVNIKALMAISIAGVKALKNKNQKGTILNISSAASFLTFPSFSVYAATKAFINSFSQSLDVEVQPFNIRVLTSCPGMVETNFSKRAGAKKIAFEMNVMTADKAAELMWEQIEKQKPLSIINWQYKLAIFLSKFVPKFWLAKRLQKNIQARQK from the coding sequence ATGAATTTTAAAAAAGCCTTAATCACTGGAGCCAGTTCTGGCATTGGTCATTCTTTAGCTACCTTAATGGCTAAAAAAAACATTTCGCTTATTATAACTGGTCGCAATAATGCTCAATTAGTTTCTTTGAAGGATCAGTTATCCGATAAAGTGCCAGTTGAGATTCTAGTAGGAGATTTAGAAAATCCCACATTCTTAGAAGAGTTATTAAAAAAAATAGAAAGTGATTCTCCTGATTTAATCATAAACAACGCTGGATTTGGTCTATATGGTGATACAGATCAAATAGAGTTAGCAAAGCTTAATCAAATGATTGATGTTAATATAAAAGCTTTAATGGCTATTTCAATAGCTGGTGTCAAAGCCTTAAAAAATAAAAACCAAAAAGGGACCATCTTAAACATCTCTTCTGCGGCTTCTTTTTTAACTTTCCCCTCTTTTAGTGTTTATGCAGCAACAAAAGCTTTTATAAATAGCTTTTCGCAAAGTTTAGATGTTGAAGTTCAGCCTTTTAATATTAGAGTTTTAACTTCTTGTCCTGGCATGGTTGAAACAAATTTTAGTAAAAGAGCTGGAGCTAAAAAAATTGCTTTTGAAATGAATGTAATGACAGCAGATAAGGCAGCTGAACTGATGTGGGAACAAATTGAAAAGCAAAAACCCTTATCTATCATTAATTGGCAATACAAATTAGCTATCTTTTTATCAAAATTCGTACCTAAGTTTTGGCTTGCCAAACGTTTACAAAAAAATATTCAAGCAAGACAAAAATAA